The Betta splendens chromosome 4, fBetSpl5.4, whole genome shotgun sequence genome contains a region encoding:
- the LOC114854263 gene encoding polycystic kidney disease 1 like 1 isoform X3 produces the protein MSLFLYTLVSLQPFAMTFSLIVLLSGLEESARSVGCANASESSLLEIYSNEGGRDLGPAQCCALCLNNGSHTLHGPVFTDCLNASSSGESRDVREEGERQLLRLVQAGETFVVEVHGNLSGSPHQPAGMGEHNLPSIIVHFMDTRSHSSHLGDVLGDGSFVVASDWIIETLSKYEINVRVPNTPSTPSSTLHLLVAPDDLMISVLRGPLGVLSCEPFMQRDSATFPRDPITLQVQRSEGDKDSGGGRSCRTVSFTRVECLKSTVAAVRPAVCDLNVSVSETHLSVYAELFTATSHMLVLNLTLKATYTQNQQSSAGLSNEGEGDNSCMDGNNEMKNKSNTDINNSEASTSGCYNVTVQVFDPVSRTLLQTYILVQDSTGKLVLNTSSVISTKQKLELLFSTTAESDVTVSTPAKPTLLSRTGSYSRGQDAAAVVWLFNQTGTAAVELRAANGVFTQNKSTRVCIEGNRKQPPQVKVNPNWQPPTSVLLGPTDTVRIYAARDVYPTDADVILAAEADVPDPVEFTWHFGDSTSARATSRTVTKRYSKPGRFEVVAAMSAGRTSVTSNAFRLEIQRAVKLNRLVHRASVLQNRTVAVSCRVSAGTNLTFLWSFGDGSSRLGQSTEHHVFHRTGEFRLSVAVSNLVSSASLSSHIFVVDRPCQPPPVKNMGPLQIQVWRHEPVHLGVTYEDELDCAVMGGLRYAWTLVDSAGHSLPLPFVHTHGQSLILPARLLHYGAYVAIARVQVVGSVVYSNYSVRVKVVPSPPVAFIQGGTNVFIRSRSVAMVTLDGRRSYDPDFPLKPLGYSWTCQPVSSITGSCFSRHVPASSPVLTLPVASLKHHFDQFRFTLTVHSGDGERSASSDVFLTMTPGVLGKVSLHLPESRGGARVNWDQEFSVRAWCEDCNAPPDIIQFTWSLYMVNASSRPVTEVPFCDAVDLSLPSTVFEGPSAADPLDSTPVLLRVITSTAGTKQQGEEFLYRSLEESGPSESTDFPGLALDNSDVLYLDHLSDVFSEFPNEWDSSADWGASFPVLEAEDARARLDYDAPLASVEEGDPGPSAGRPTGVDGETFAAGEESEVHEDEWSHLVDSRPSVVTQEHTLLDLPRDPVDVGLFESYTYAGRSSSLLSFRPFSLRPGSRYMLEVTAESHNNLLGRTQLFLKTRAAPTGVMCQVQPAKGVELHTHFSIFCASGREDLVYEYSFSVGGRSPRTLYQGRDFQYYFRLPSGDPRDHYKVTVYTEVRGANGAATKPCPVTVQVQPSVHRESSSHHDPALELSASGLRNLSALVQLGNSMEIRNYVSLLSSILNRLSPDTEPNTHTQTRTRSALIGTLCELESRDQQSMEDNIRVLTDVVKIINQVSYVSARRVVLHIQTISDLFLESSAPVQYNLDYKTLSSLITLLSYTLQTAINSPHSSKGVVITQALDSDLRGPTAAPGAFKVHQLAADIHQAASDLMLKYIVFHEAPEHRVSTRFISLYATKRSSTVISSGSTTVYVPASLTEQLFNGIRGESEMKQRAPCLLSVLTEFPRSPFTLPPDATKLSGPVVSLNLYTCGTRRKIHIRSLTQPVDIELQHPQRNMSSVGEYVLHHNRINYHSFNITQEHLQRAIQFSVSFKPLSSTAFPVMLLFRMFDRPTPSMHHLNRTHRWEGNTTRITLPPSYLSAAGMGYLALLNAGKAPKHRHLREQISYSLAVDSSLCLSWDDQQGSWTRRGCRTQQADAGPTVGCSCHQLQPLTVVQQHLEGSHDSADLGPFISVSGDPTLPAVLLLAVCLYVLGLAPCRRADAIAEQSQQVRPLPDNSPSDPHHYAVTVHTGLSSAACMSAKVYIVLYGEDGRSQTREIQVPGCTLFRRNSQDTFVLSTAASLGPVWGVHIWHDNSGPSPDWYLSRVEVSEVEREQGKGRSWLFVGRCWLTVSKGDGQVERMLRVCTGGMSFAEMLRLKLPDYLADLHIWISVLCCPCPHPFTLTQRLTVCLLLLLGYSCVNAVIVSQMDNQLPFELGATDVSAVSVTTGVLSVLAVLPVATAVSFLFRWREGSGAKRPKRGKTEKDYFEDDASVNNIIPESHSSCTGEAWIRKLQGTNQTSVSTRILENKESAFQADEPLRKADALTSGLCTGPVLQNVLAIPEEKRLEDDTELKMRTRNENHKAKDSRDEEIWSSGHGIISKGGKPSQWCRCLAWTLCLLLSLSCLLVSAVLGTRFSSSKALLWIHSLFVSLTSCIFFIQPVMTLVVAVTASLWYRTAPDFHSFSCITELELEALKLHSCRDAFGTKEQFSSSALPQEHCPYFEELLRARRRARYLRLVRPPTPAQLKKTRGKRRREALMCDALRDLSVCVSMLLLMLCITYGSSFHDHYHLNKLVRRRFVRHHDNELILIQKPEDWWTWMQSNLLSELYKNVSAKTEQPCILFGEPVVWKMEASCSIQGQVSGVNIGPEWLHSFLSRSRTLTYLNSNLEVSKATSPSTCGLLNCHSVGLGQTKSDAASRLRRLHSDGWLNERTLALKVQFTLYSPAANLFTSVMLVTGRRLAGVLRPSANVQSVTVYRTPAACDYAAMICQLVFLLLSLLQLCRQVKIVTQQGLMGYCRTPFHWLEIALLTVTLLHYVYYIHRSVLTMEAAEQLQRRSYAGCVDVNSLAACEHDVRTLHGLTLFLLTMKCVALLRVSRTTASSAALISHSLSSLFWPLISGLIPLVALSCVGNLLFAQNSSFNSIPRSLRTLLLCCWGPRPVRSLLLSGYELIYVGGLYLCSTIVWTAVMRSIVSSIVRRSRRSLSGRTLFFTVAELASSTRQKFSEIVLQQRPTWTENHMGGRTYYLEEFEGLVDELLLRLNTLSNNLHHETQCYMEEDPVVSPVQPLSSVYAWDFARLEMIDETKMTHHTDAISHGKNMSASHLLRLKLELELLQLLQQGNQNKSTRAPRTKLVVEALVHEEHEAVASPEKLKPCEED, from the exons ATGAGTCTTTTTCTCTATACGTTGGTTTCATTGCAGCCGTTTGCGATGACCTTTTCTCTGATCGTCCTTCTGTCTGGTCTGGAGGAGTCAGCGCGGTCCGTGGGGTGTGCAAACGCCAGCGAGTCGTCTCTCCTTGAGATTTATTCCAACGAGGGCGGTCGTGACCTTGGCCCGGCACAGTGTTGTGCTCTCTGCCTGAATAATGG cagccacacgCTTCATGGGCCTGTCTTCACTGACTGCCTCAATGCATCATCCAGTGGAGAATCAAGGGATGTCAGAGAAGAGGGTGAAAGACAACTACTACGTCT AGTTCAGGCTGGAGAGACCTTTGTTGTGGAAGTCCATGGAAACCTGAGTGGAAGCCCCCACCAGCCCGCAG GGATGGGAGAACACAACCTCCCCTCTATCATAGTCCACTTCATGGACACGAGAAGTCACAGTTCACATCTTGGCGACGTGTTGGGTGATGGTTCCTTTGTTGTGGCATCTGACTGGATTATTGAAACTCTGAGTAAATATGAGATCA ACGTCCGTGTGCCCAACACTCCCTCCAcgccctcctccaccctccacctccttGTTGCTCCTGACGACCTGATGATCTCTGTGCTCCGTGGGCCTCTGGGCGTCCTGTCCTGTGAACCCTTCATGCAGAGAGACTCAGCAACATTCCCGCGTGACCCCATCACACTGCAGGTGCAAAGGTCAGAGGGAGACAAGGACTCAGGGGGTGGGAGGTCATGCAGGACGGTTAGCTTCACCCGAGTCGAGTGTCTCAAAAGCACTGTG GCAGCTGTGCGTCCTGCGGTCTGTGATCTTAACGTGAGCGTTTCAGAGACTCATCTGTCTGTGTACGCGGAGCTGTTCACCGCCACGAGCCATATGCTGGTTCTCAACCTTACTCTAAAAGCCACGTATACCCAGAATCAGCAGAGCAGTGCAGGTCTGAGCAACGAAGGAGAGGGCGATAACAGCTGCATGGAtggaaataatgaaatgaaaaataaatcaaacacagaTATTAATAACAGTGAAGCAAGTACCAGTGGGTGTTATAATGTGACGGTGCAGGTGTTCGACCCAGTCAGCCGGACCTTATTGCAAACATACATCCTCGTCCAAGATTCAACTGGAAAACTGGTGTTAAACACGTCCAGTGTGATATCAACAAAGCAGAAGCTGGAGTTGCTTTTTAGCacaacagcagagtcagacgtgACTGTTTCTACGCCAGCGAAGCCGACGTTACTGTCCAGAACCGGCAGCTACAGCAGAGGACAGGACGCAGCAGCGGTGGTTTGGCTTTTTAACCAAACCGGAACAGCTGCGGTCGAGCTTCGAGCTGCGAATGGAGTGTTTACTCAGAACAAAAGCACGAGAGTGTGTATAGAGGGGAACAGGAAGCAGCCACCGCAAGTTAAAGTGAATCCAAACTGGCAACCGCCCACCAGCGTGCTTCTCGGCCCGACTGACACTG TGAGGATTTACGCAGCCAGAGACGTTTATCCCACCGACGCAGATGTGATCCTAGCGGCTGAGGCGGATGTGCCCGACCCTGTGGAGTTCACCTGGCACTTTGGAGACTCCACATCAGCCAGGGCAACCTCCAGGACCGTCACCAAGCGGTACAGCAAACCTGGCAG GTTCGAGGTGGTTGCCGCCATGTCTGCTGGTCGGACGTCCGTCACCTCCAACGCGTTCCGGCTGGAAATCCAGAGAGCGGTGAAGCTCAACAGGCTCGTCCACCGGGCCTCGGTCCTGCAGAACCGCACGGTGGCGGTGAGCTGTCGGGTCAGCGCCGGGACCAACCTCACTTTCCTCTGGAGCTTTGGAGACGGCTCGTCCAGGCTCGGACAGAGCACAGAGCATCACGTCTTCCACAG AACAGGGGAGTTCAGACTCAGCGTGGCCGTGTCCAACCTGGTCAGCTCTGCCTCTTTGAGCAGCCACATCTTCGTGGTGGACCGGCCCTGCCAGCCTCCCCCCGTCAAAAACATGGGCCCTCTGCAGATACAG GTGTGGAGACACGAGCCCGTTCACCTGGGGGTCACCTACGAGGACGAGCTGGACTGTGCTGTGATGGGCGGCCTGCGTTACGCCTGGACCCTGGTGGACTCTGCAGGGCACAGCCTCCCTTTGCCCTTCGtccacacacacggacagagcCTCATCCTCCCAGCTCGCCTCCTGCACTACGGCGCCTACGTGGCCATAGCCAGG GTGCAGGTTGTTGGCAGTGTGGTTTACAGTAACTACAGCGTGAGGGTGAAGGTGGTGCCCAGTCCTCCTGTAGCTTTCATCCAGGGTGGCACCAACGTTTTCATCCGCAGCCGGAGCGTCGCCATGGTTACCCTGGACGGGCGGAGGTCCTACGACCCTGACTTCCCTTTGAAACCACTCGG CTACAGCTGGACATGTCAACCAGTCAGCTCCATCAccggctcctgcttcagccgGCACGTTCCTGCGTCCTCGCCCGTGCTCACGCTCCCCGTGGCTTCCCTGAAGCACCACTTTGACCAGTTCCGCTTCACGCTCACCGTCCACAGCGGAGACGGCGAGCGCTCGGCTTCTTCAGACGTCTTCCTCACAATGACCCCCGGCGTGCTCGG GAAGGTGTCGCTTCATTTGCCTGAGAGCCGAGGAGGAGCCCGGGTGAACTGGGACCAGGAGTTCTCTGTCAGAGCCTGGTGTGAGGACTGCAACGCTCCTCCAGACATTATCCAGTTCACCTGGAGCCTGTACATGGTCAACGCTTCCTCCAGGCCTGTCACTGAGG TCCCTTTTTGTGATGCTGTGGACCTCAGCCTTCCATCCACCGTCTTCGAGGGTCCTTCTGCAGCAGACCCCCTTGACTCAACTCCTGTCCTCCTGAGGGTCATCACCTCTACAGCTGGAACCAAGCAGCAAG GAGAGGAGTTTCTTTATCGCTCTTTGGAGGAGTCCGGTCCTTCAGAGTCCACTGACTTTCCAGGACTTGCCCTTGACAACAGTGACGTTCTATATTTAGACCACTTAAGCGATGTTTTCAGTGAATTCCCAAATGAGTGGGATTCCTCTGCTGACTGGGGCGCCTCCTTCCCTGTTCTGGAGGCCGAGGATGCGAGAGCTCGACTAG ACTATGATGCTCCCTTGGCAAGCGTTGAGGAGGGAGACCCGGGACCTTCAGCAGGAAGACCCACGG GAGTGGATGGTGAGACCTTCGCCGCAGGAGAGGAGTCGGAGGTGCATGAAGATGAGTGGAGTCATTTGGTGGATTCTAGACCCTCAGTGGTGACCCAGGAACACACGTTGCTTGACTTGCCCCGAGACCCAGTAGATGTTGGTCTGTTTGAGTCCTACACCTACGCAG GAAGGTCCTCGTCTCTATTAAGCTTCAGACCCTTCAGTCTGAGGCCGGGGAGCAGATACATGCTGGAGGTCACTGCTG AATCTCACAATAACCTCTTGGGACGGACTCAGTTGTTCTTAAAAACCCGGGCCGCTCCAACGGGCGTGATGTGCCAGGTGCAGCCGGCCAAAGGAGTGGAgttacacacacatttcagcATCTTCTGCGCCTCGGGGAGAGAG GATTTAGTGTACGAGTACAGCTTCAGCGTTGGAGGCCGCTCACCAAGGACACTGTACCAGGGCAGAGACTTCCAGTACTACTTCAGGCTTCCTTCAGGTGACCCCAGAGACCACTATAAAG TGACTGTTTATACTGAAGTCAGAGGTGCGAATGGGGCAGCAACTAAACCCTGTCCTGTTACTGTCCAAGTCCAACCAAGCGTCCATAGAGAGTCGTCTTCTCATCACGATCCTGCTCTAGAGCT CTCAGCATCAGGTCTGAGGAACCTGTCGGCTCTGGTGCAGCTTGGGAACAGCATGGAGATCCGTAACTATGTCAGTCTCCTCTCCAGCATTCTGAACAGACTCAGCCCGGACACggagcccaacacacacacacagacacgcacacgcagtgCGCTCATTGGCACGCTGTGTGAGCTGGAGAGCAGGGATCag caATCAATGGAGGACAACATCCGAGTTCTCACAGATGTTGTGAAAATTATAAATCAG GTTTCTTATGTGAGCGCCAGACGGGTCGTCCTTCATATTCAGACTATATCAGACCTGTTTCTGGAGTCCAGCGCTCCAGTCCAGTATAATCTGGACTACAAGACACTCAGCAGCCTGATCACGCTGCTCTCATACACGCTGCAGACTGCTATCAACAGTCCGCACTCATCCAAGGGTGTCGTCATTACACAGGCACTGGATTCAGATTTGAGAGGACCTACTGCTGCTCCTGGTGCCTTTAAAGTGCACCAGCTGGCAGCCGATATTCACCAAGCTGCTTCAGACCtgatgctg AAGTACATTGTTTTCCACGAGGCTCCGGAGCACAGGGTCAGCACCCGTTTCATTAGCCTGTATGCTACAAAGCGAAGCTCCACAGTCATCAGCAGTGGCTCGACCACCGTCTACGTCCCGGCTTCTCTGACTGAGCAACTGTTTAATGGTATCAGAGGGGAGAGTGAGATGAAGCAGCGGGCACCTTGTCTCCTCAGCGTGCTGACGGAGTTCCCCCGCAGCCCCTTCACCCTGCCCCCCGATGCTACGAAG CTGAGTGGACCAGTCGTCAGCCTCAACCTGTACACGTGTGGCACAAGGAGAAAGATCCACATTCGTTCCTTGACTCAGCCGGTCGACATCGAGCTGCAGCATCCACAAAGAAAT ATGAGCTCTGTGGGAGAGTACGTCCTCCACCACAACCGGATCAACTACCACAGTTTCAACATTACCCAGGAGCACTTGCAGCGGGCCATCCAGTTCAGTGTGTCGTTTAAGCCGCTGTCCAGCACAGCGTTTCCAGTGATGCTGCTCTTCAG GATGTTTGACAGGCccactcccagcatgcaccacCTGAACAGGACTCACCGCTGGGAGGGCAACACCACACGCATCACTCTGCCCCCCTCTTATCTCAGTG CTGCAGGTATGGGCTACCTGGCCCTGCTGAATGCTGGGAAAGCACCAAAACACAGGCACCTGAGGGAACAGATCAGCTACAGTCTCGCCGTGGacagcagcctgtgtttgtcctgGGACGACCAGCAGGGGTCCTGGACACGCCGCGGCTGCAGAACCCAGCAAGCAGACGCGGGTCCCACAGTCGGCTGCAG TTGCcaccagctgcagccgctgactgtggtgcagcagcatctagAGGGCAGCCATGACTCAGCCGACCTGGGCCCGTTCATAAG CGTGTCCGGGGACCCGACTCTGcccgctgtgctgctgctggctgtgtgCCTGTACGTGCTGGGCTTGGCGCCGTGCAGGAGAGCCGACGCCATCGCCGAGCAGAGCCAACAGGTCCGCCCTCTTCCCGATAACTCTCCGTCTGACCCACACCACTACGCCGTCACCGTGCACACCGGCCTCAGCTCTGCGGCCTGTATGAGTGCAAAG GTTTATATAGTGCTCTATGGTGAAGATGGGCGGTCACAGACGAGAGAAATACAGGTCCCAGGATGCACTCTGTTTAGGAGGAACTCTCAGGATACATTTGTACTCAG TACAGCAGCCAGCCTGGGCCCAGTGTGGGGGGTTCACATCTGGCACGACAACTCTGGACCCTCCCCGGACTGGTACCTCAGTCGAGTGGAGGTGTCTGAG GTGGAGCGAGAACAGGGGAAAGGGCGCTCGTGGCTTTTCGTCGGCCGGTGCTGGTTAACCGTGAGCAAAGGTGACGGCCAAGTGGAGCGAATGCTGCGTGTCTGCACTGGGGGGATGAGCTTTGCTGAG ATGTTGCGTCTGAAGCTTCCTGACTACTTGGCTGACCTCCACATCTGGATATCTGTGTTGTGCTGCCCCTGTCCTCACCCGTTCACCCTCACCCAGAGGCTCACTgtgtgcctgctgctgctgctgggctacTCGTGTGTGAACGCAGTCATCGTATCCCAAATGGACAATCAG TTGCCATTCGAGTTGGGAGCGACGGACGTGTCGGCTGTCTCTGTGACGACAGGAGTGTTAAGCGTGTTGGCAGTGTTGCCCGTGGCAACAGCGGTGTCTTTTCTGTTTCGGTGGCGTGAGGGATCAGGAGCGAAACGTCCAAAGCGCGGAAAGACTGAAAAGGACTATTTTGAAG ATGACGCATCAGTAAACAACATTATACCAGAGTCCCATTCCTCCTGCACTGGGGAAGCGTGGATAAGGAAACTCCAG GGCACAAACCAGACGTCAGTGTCTACTAGGATCCTGGAAAACAAAGAATCTGCATTTCAGGCAGATGAGCCGTTAAGAAAGGCAGATGCTCTAACAAGTGGACTCTGTACGGGACCAGTGCTTCAAAATGTGTTGGCGATTCCTGAGGAGAAACGTTTGGAAGACGATACAGAGTTAAAAATGCGCACAAGAAATGAAAATCACAAGGCGAAAGATTCCAGAGATGAAGAAATCTGGAGTTCTGGTCACGGCATCATCAGCAAAGGGGGGAAACCATCCCAGTGGTGTCGCTGCTTGGCCTGGACCCTGTGCCTGCTGTTGTCGCTCTCCTGCCTGCTCGTCTCTGCCGTCCTGGGGACGAG gttcagcagcagcaaggcTCTGCTTTGGATCCACTCGCTTTTCGTTTCACTGACGTCTTGCATCTTCTTCATCCAGCCAGTCATG ACCCTCGTGGTGGCAGTGACGGCCTCCTTGTGGTACAGAACAGCACCAGACTTCCATAGTTTCTCCTGCATCACAGAGCTTGAACTAGAGGCTTTGAAACTGCACAGCTGCCGCGATGCTTTCGGGACAAAAGAGCAGTTTAGCTCCTCAGCTCTCCCCCAGGAACACTGTCCATATTTTGAGGAG ctgctcagagctcGTCGGCGAGCTCGCTACCTGCGTCTCGTGCGCCCACCGACTCCGGCACAGCTGAAGAAAACCCgtgggaagagaagaagagaggctCTCATGTGCGACGCCCTCAG AGatttgtctgtctgcgtctccaTGCTTCTCCTGATGCTCTGTATAACGTACGGCAGCTCCTTCCATGACCATTATCACCTCAACAAGCTGGTCAGGAGGCGGTTTGTAAG GCACCATGACAATGAGTTGATATTGATACAAAAGCCTGAGGACTGGTGGACCTGGATGCAGAGCAATTTGCTGAGCGAGCTGTACAAGAACGTCTCAGCCAAGACTgag CAACCGTGCATCTTGTTTGGAGAGCCCGTCGTGTGGAAGATGGAGGCGTCCTGCTCAATTCAGGGCCAG GTCTCTGGAGTGAACATTGGGCCTGAATGGCTTCACTCATTCCTGTCAAGAAGCAGAACGCTAACTTATTTAAACTCTAATCTGGAGGTTTCTAAGGCGACGTCCCCGAGCACGTGTGGCCTCCTGAACTGCCACTCCGTTGGACTGGGCCAAACCAA GTCGGATGCTGCATCCAGACTGAGGCGCCTGCATTCAGACGGCTGGCTGAACGAGCGCACACTGGCCCTGAAGGTCCAGTTCACCCTGTACAGCCCTGCAGCCAACCTCTTCACCAGTGTGATGCTGGTCACGGGGCGGCGCCTCGCTGGCGTCCTCCGGCCCTCCGCCAACGTCCAGTCGGTTACGGTGTACCGCACTCCCGCTGCGTGCGACTATGCTGCTATGATATGTCAG ctcgtcttcctcctcttgtcccTGCTGCAGCTTTGTCGTCAGGTGAAGATTGTGACGCAGCAAGGGCTGATGGGATACTGTAGGACACCGTTCCACTGGCTGGAA ATCGCTCTGCTGACGGTGACGCTGCTGCACTACGTTTATTACATCCATCGCTCTGTTCTCACCATggaagctgcagagcagctgcagagacgcaGCTACGCCGGATGTGTGGATGTCAACTCCTTGGCTGCCTGCGAACAC GACGTTCGCACCTTGCATGGCCTTACTCTCTTCCTTCTCACCATGAAGTGTGTGGCCCTGCTGAGGGTGAGCAGAACCACAgcgtcctctgctgctctcatcagtcactctctctccagcctcttTTGGCCACTG ATTTCAGGTCTGATCCCTCTGGTGGCACTTTCCTGTGTAGGGAATCTGCTGTTTGCTCAGAACTCCTCCTTCAACTCCATCCCTCGCTCCCTTCGgaccctgctgctctgctgctggggTCCCAGGCCTGTTAGAAGCCTCCTCCTGTCTGGATACGAGCTCATTTACGTTGGTGGTCTCTATCTGTGCTCCACTATAGTGTGGACAGCAGTG ATGAGGAGTATTGTGTCCTCAATAGTCAGAAGGTCCAGAAGGTCTCTGAGTGGAAGGACACTATTCTTCACTGTAGCAGAGTTAGCCAGCAGCACCAGGCAGAAGTTTTCTGAGATTGTTTTGCAGCAAAGGCCAACATGGACAGAAAACCACATGGGGGGAAGG ACTTATTACCTTGAAGAGTTTGAGGGTTTAGTAGATGAACTGTTGCTGAGACTCAACACCCTCTCCAACAACCTGCACCATGAAACCCAGTGCTACATGGAGGAAGATCCTGTTGTCTCACCTGTACAGCCACTTTCCAGTGTGTACGCATGG GACTTTGCAAGATTAGAAATGATAGATGAGACAAAAATGACCCATCACACAGATGCTATTTCCCATGGAAAAAACATGTCTGCATCTCACCTGCTCAG GTTGAAATTAGAACTGGAGCTATTGCAGCTCCTGCAACAGGGAAATCAAAACAAGAGCACTAGGGCCCCTCGTACAAAGCTAGTGGTGGAGGCTCTGGTCCACGAGGAGCATGAAGCTGTAGCATCACCAGAAAAGTTGAAACCTTGCG